Sequence from the Bacteroidetes bacterium GWF2_43_63 genome:
TATAAAGTAATGAAAAAGAGCAGCGCCTGGTATCTGATTCGCACCAACGGATGGGCATTCTTTGCTGCAGTCCTGCTGCTGGGCACCGTCAACTGGGATATTATGATTGCAAAATACAACACGCGCGACGTGAATGATTTCGATTATGAGTATTTGTCGCGCATGAATGACAATACGATTCCTGCAGTGTATCATGCTTTACAGCAATCAAAACCGGAACATGTTTTCAGTTTCGACACCGATCATCATAACAGCATGTTCGGACTCAATAATTCGAAAGACGAAGTAGATTCACGCATCCGAACATTCAATAACAAATACGAAAACATGAACTGGAAATCGTGGAACTACGATGACTGGGTCACTTATAATAATTTGCCGTAGAGGCATGCGGCATTGAGCATGCGGCATGCGGTATAAAGCATGTGCGGTATAGAGCATTGAGTATGGAGTCGCTTCGCTCTCACACTGTTCACTCGCTCTGAATTGGGCATGGATCATTAGGCTCAATGTACGACAGCGGGTTTTGCTGTTTATCCTTCGGTACGTGGAAATCAGACGTGAAGTCCGATCATGTCATCACGTGAAACGTGACAAGCTGTTTTACGTGAATGTAGAAAAAGCTTCTTTGAGTAATGTGAAAAACTCAACCTTGATCTTAACCTTAACCTCAGCCTTAACCTCAACCTCAACCTTAACCTCAACCTTAACCTACTCACCACTGACCACAACCACAATCTCGCCTTTAATAGCTTCGCGCTGTTCAAAATTGAGTTTTACTTCTGCAATGGTTCCACGCACATATTCTTCGTGCATCTTGCTTAGTTCGCGGCAGACGCAGATTTTGCGATCGGGTCCGAAATAATTTTCAAGTTCGCCCAACAGCTTAATCAAACGATGCGGCCCTTCGTACAGCACAATGGTGACCGGCATTTTTGATAGCCATTCCAATTGTTTCTGACGTCCTTTTTTTAAGGGCAAAAATCCTTCAAAATAAAAACGGTCGCAGGGCAGTCCCGATGCGGCAAGAGCGGGAACAAACGCTGTG
This genomic interval carries:
- a CDS encoding 16S rRNA (cytidine(1402)-2'-O)-methyltransferase, producing MAKLVLIPVPIGNKSDITQRALDCLRDAEVIYCEDTRNTHRLLEMYGIVGKKLMAYHQNNEHQMTQQVVRFIAAMNMAALVTDAGTPGISDPGFMLVRACIENNIDVEVLPGATAFVPALAASGLPCDRFYFEGFLPLKKGRQKQLEWLSKMPVTIVLYEGPHRLIKLLGELENYFGPDRKICVCRELSKMHEEYVRGTIAEVKLNFEQREAIKGEIVVVVSGE